ACAATCCACCACCTTACTATCAGATCGCTTCAGATTGATTGTTGTTCTGTTGTAAACATTCAGCAACTGTCAATAACACAGCAGtaagatataataaaattgaaaggacatcaaacaagttattttcaattgttttcttggggatcaattttgttcttccatttttcctttttacaaAAGCTACGATGAATTGAAGTTATCACAATGTGGTTATTTCATTAGAAAATtgtaattgaataatttattctGTGAAGTTGTAGCAGagatttcttggttttttccAACATTGACATGAAGTCGGAGCAACTAGCGCGCCTTAATTATTCAGATTATCAGTATCAATGCACAAGTCGGTCTTCTTCTATATTGTTTAAGCTTGAAGTAAATTATAGCAGGGGCTTTATTCAAAGCCAAGCAAACTAGACTTCTttgttgtaaagaaaaaccatcCTAGTCAAGCATATATATAGATTGAAGATTACAGGACTAAAATTTCAAGCAATCAATGCCAGGGTTAAAACTGAAGAGGGAAGCATGATTCATATCCTATGGAACTATTAAGAAAAAGATCATACAACACAGTCGAGTTTCACCAGACCACTAACTCCTTCCAAGAAATACCCTAAAAGAATCACAACCTGTACAAACATCAGAACATGTTCTTAGAAGAATTCACTCTCCCATTAGTTGGTACTCGTTGACTCTTAAGGACAAAGAATGGCACTATTAGAACTAGCTATACATTTCATTCTAGTACTGACAAACCTTGGTCATGGTTGATGGTGCACACTGGACGATGATGGTTTCATTGATCAGATTATGCTTGTGAAAGATGCTGTCAATACATAAGGGATATTCACAAGAGGACCGCGTGCTTGTGCGAGTTCATGAATGTCCTTTATGATGTCAAATACAGCCTCCGGTTGGGCTAGTTTGAGTGCATTCTCTGACATTCTTTCAAGTTCATCTGTTTTCGTGCAAAACCATTCTGTCACAATTTTCGCTGTTTCTTTAGGACTTCTGGTGAAGACACCAGCCCCATTGTCTACCACATAAGGAACATTTCCCTTTTCCTGCGGTTGccaaatgaagataaaaaaatgagatgaaataaGAACTAAATCTTGACTGTTAGTTTGTCAAGTTAAGCAAATGTGCAGAACGCCAATCGCTTACTTGTCCAGGAATGTAGTCGTTGAGAATAATAGGTAGCCCCCTTATCAATGCTTCTGCAATAGTGCCAGGTCCAGCCTGTGAAACATTGAAGTCAGTAAAATCAATTAGATTAAGttaataaacaaaaaggatTCATTTAGCATCTAAAGCTAAAATATCTGTAGCATACTTTGGTAATTATGCAGTCACAAGCTCCCATCCATTTCTCCATCTGTGTCTCAAATCCTCTAACCTGCAATTAGGCAAATAAAAAGACCAATATTCAACaaataattttgtaaatgtATGAAGTATATCATACGCTTCACATACTACACGGACGGGAAGTAAAATCCAATACCTTAACTGGGATTGTCCATTCATGAGATTCCAATGTAGATTTAAGAACCTTATTACGGCCACAAATGATGATCAATTGCCCAAGTGGTTTCCCAAGTTCTTTATCAAACAACGATTCTCCAAGAGCCAATGCAGTTTTCTTAACAGGACCCATACCTTCACCACCTCCCATCAGTAAAACCGCTGGCAAACTAGGGTCCAGTTCAAGCTCTTCTCTTAACTCATCCTGTATGACAAGAAGCCAAAAAAAACAAGCGCACAGTTAAGTGAGAAAACCATCCTAGTAGAGCATAACTGTGCTTTTAATTGTGTGATCACAGTTGTGCACCTTCGAAAGAACTGCACGAGCAAAAGATGGCCGGATAGGCAAACCAAAAACACGAATTTGAGAATCTTCTAGGCCATCTAATGCAGCCCTCTTGGCAACCTCCTCTGATGGGCAGTAGCATCTATTCACCCCAGGATGAAACCTGAAAGTACTTTCATTGTTACAATAGATAACCAGTTATGATAAAGGGAAACAATGAGACATATATCTTCAAAATGACTGAATTAACTTACCATGTAGGATGGCAGCTATTGAGGTCGGTGATGACTGTAACAAAAATCACTTTCTTTTGTAAGCCTTGCCATTTCAGAACCCACAAAGGAATATGCTGCATCATGGGATGAACACTGATAATTATATCCGGTTTGTACTCCATTAGACCAGCCTCCACCTCCCTACAATCACACACACAAcagaataagattaaaaaagttCCACTAAACTTATTAACACAAACATTGGATTCACTTTCTTTCCGACATCCAATCACATTTCCAGCTCAAGAAACAAATGATTTTAGCTTTAACAGTAATCAACATTGTGTGCTGATAAGTGGGGTCGGAAAGAAACATTTTCAAGAAGAACCTACAAATGCATAATCAATAGTGGAAGaggagaaagaataaaaaaagtccTTAAAAGCTCTGACATTTATTAATCAAAAGATTCAATCTTTATTATACTGTAGTGACCAAATTGATGTATTaatccataaaattaaaatgacagctgtaaattaaaactataaactACAATCCACTTGCCagcaataaattatcataaaatgaagaaatatcTCCAAGGAAAAAACTGAAAGATTGAGGGAATTAAATTACTTGGCATAGTAGGCAGCGATAGCGGCAAGATAGCTGGAGTGTATCCATCTTGGAGAAGTACTGTGAAATGCCACCTTCCATAGCTGTACGTGTTTCACCATGAATTTGTATTGCCTCTCCATATCATTCAATGGCCAGCCTGTGTACTCTTTCCAAACATCCTTCACAATTATCTGAAAGCAATGACATGTAGTAGAGGCCTTATTTAGCAGATGAAATCTTTAAGTCCAGAAACAAAATTTCTCCAGTAAAACAGAGGAGGAGAGATGAGGAAAAGGCCTTGAAAAGAGGAGGAACTGATTGAATGTGAAAACAACAGAATTGATTATTTGCCGCGAAAAAAAACGTTTAGCAAATTAGAGAAGAAAACAGCAAACAAATAAATCCAAGAAGAACAAAATGGCTACTACCATATTGACAAAATCGGCACTTTCCTTATCCACTTacatatatagaaaaacaaaacacctcTAACAAGATAATCAGAAGATCATAATCAGAggcaacaaaaaacaaaaaaaataaatcatgttctACACAGAAGGAAACTCAAAGCCTAAATAAATCACACACCCTGTATTCATCACCATATTCAAGCTTGAAAGCATCACGAATGGCTTCAGCAGAAGCACGATGGCCACCACCTGTATCACTCATAAGGATCAAAACATTCTTGGCTCTCTCAGCACCAATTTGAACAAGTTCCATGGTCCCATCTTCCTCTTCAAAATCATCGTCACTCTCTTGGATATAATACTTAAGCCTTTGTAGATTGTTGCAATTATAGCTgtcgctgctgctgctgctgctgctgctgctgctgctatcaCTATTACTGCTAACCGACCCGAGATTACTATAAACTCTTTGTAAAACCTCAGTAAATGATGCTTTCCTCGGAGGAGCCTGCACCCTCATCATTATAACGAACTTTCAAGTATTTGAAAAGTCggtaaaagaaaaggcaagaaaAACCAAGTAAAACCGAACGGTCAAACTTCCTTCCCGCCACCGGAAAATGGGGTTTTTCCTGGccgagagagggagagaaagtGGAGGTTTTGAGAGAGAACGAGGGAGGGGCAAAGGAGAGAGGGAGTGAAGGTTATATTGTTGGTGTTTAAGGTTGTGTGTGCTGgcaagaaaatgtttttgtaggttttaaaattgtagTGGAAGGATGCTCATAATGTGCTTAGCTGCCAAAGAATGACGCCTTTTTTGCATTAGGATTTGTGGCTTTTTGCGGGGGGTTATTTAGAGAGTTTATTAGCCGTCGGGTTCGCATTTTATTTTGGAATGTTCGTCTGGGGAGATTTTTAGATTCGAATCTTCTAAAATAGTGCTTGCCGCTTGGAGGGTCATGGTGAGTTTTGGGTTTTGCTTTTgtgcccttttctttttgggtaTTTGCTCGTGTCGGCTAAGAAAGAGGGAAGAAGATGGTGTTGTTAACGAGGGTGGAAGGGGAAGACAAGCTCGGCCCTTGATGATGGTTCCTATTGGCTGTTGTGTTGAATTAtgagtaattaatttatgataattgAAAATGGTGATGTGATTAAGTAGAGGAGAGggacaagaaaataattaaaaaaaagaaatgattggGTTTTACTTGAATTAATCAAATCTTGCCATGATTTTAAGATGTTCTTGGCATCATTCAACTAAGTTAGGCTCTCATAACGAATTGAAAACGATTCAtggatttatttctttttcatagACTTCGTTTTTGCCTTCTCATcaatgtaatgatttttttgcctttttttctcatcattatCTCATCCATCTCTTAATTACTCGCTATTTTGCATTCATTATCCATAATTATTCCTATTTCACCAAGTTTTTATAATccattttatgatatatatatatatatatatatatgaattaattaatttatatattcattgatattaaattttttttaataatttaagaagATATCTTCACGGTTGTCTAGTGTATTCAgaataattcatttttctaaatattatttttttaaaaagaaaaaaacccaattcTTCTCTTGAAGTTAATGTAGCCCCTCTCGATGATCATTAATCCaccatgatttttgtttttgtcttttagtAATTTACATTttgatccttcaatattttttatttgatcatttaATATTGCAATAATATGGATTCGGGCTTGACCAATTGTTTTCTATGTCTGCGAGTAAAAATATTAAGtgttgacaaaatattttgttgcttGATTAATACTTATTTTGACAAGAGAGTAACTAAGACTTCAAAGACCGAATTTTAAGCTTTGAAGAATATTAAACACCTTTAATTTTCTCCTATTAGGGACGGGGTTGCATGAGTAAAGAAAGATTATTATGATcacttctttttgtttctttttgtcagTGATTATTATGTTAGTTAAGGATTgggctttgtatttttttttttgaaaaatattctttttgtaCATATTATTATGATCacttcttttgatttaattaagtatctTTATTGTTGatgctttttttataatataattaaaaaaaattattttactcaaTCAAGTCTATAAATCGAGTCGcaaatttttcttacttttttaaaacatgcttACAGAGCctagacattttttttatgctattttttttgtccaaCCTGCAGTGCAATGCATGCCACGgattcgttattttttttttttggcaagcaTTCTTTTTGTGTAGAATATTATGATTCttccttttgatttaatttggttgacttattgttgttgtttttttatatcgttttaatgtaatgatgtcaaaattaacctttaaaaaataaaaaatatatatattattttgatgtaattttaaataaaatacactttaaaaaataattattaccacactcacaaaaacaaaaaaacaaaaacaaaagaatggaTCACGAACGCTTTTTCATTCTAAGTACTAAATTTGTAGGTAATTGCTAAAAATCGTTGATCTTTTCTGATCACCTTGAGTTTGAGCATCCAATTATATAGAAAGTTACACTTGATTCCAAAAGGAATATGCTTATGGTGTTATCTAACTGTgaataacaaaaataagaaaatagttACTTGGATCGTACTAGATTATAGGCACGTGTTGTATtacatgttaaattaatttttttaacataaaaaatactaagatgttgctaatatgtttttctaataaaaaaaaataaattgtgtgaAGATTGATCTAATATGACTCGGTCAACTTGGCAAATTAAATGACTACCTAGATTAATCTGTCAAACCCGCGATCTAGGTCATGAAACcgagataacccaataaaaagtaaattaaaacaaatcatgaagtttagtTTCCGATCAACCTagtgttgaaggataaaattgaaaaaaaaatcagtttaaaaaaGGACATagaaaataactcaagtcaactcaggttaacttgcCGAACCCGTCATTAGAAGTCATAAGACAtggataaccttataaaaagcaaGTCTAAACAAATAACGaagcctaattttcaatcaacccaacgttaaaggataaaattaaaaaagaaaaggttaattagaaaataaaaaaaaacttgaatcaaatgagttaacttgtcaaacttataatttaggtcatgagaatgagataacttcataaaaagtaaattgaaaaaaaaaacataaagcccAATGTCTtataaacctaatattaaaagatgaaattaaaattgaaattgaaaaaggagggagaaaaacattatttcaatGAATAGTGTTGATCCGCGATTCGAGTCATGAGATTggaataactttaaaataagtaaattggaaaaaaattatgaaattcaattcttaataaatatcattttaaagagTATAAAAATCCTTCTTttctggtaattttttttttaatcaatgatCTAAGGGGACGATGCTCTTGTTATAGCAATCCTCCAATCTCTTCAGCCCatggtttgtttgttttttgtttttctaggtaTCATGTGTTTGTCCCTAGATAAAGAAGtcgataaaatatcaaaatgaagctgcttttcttctcatgttattactgttattattattggatgGCCAAAAAGAAGCTTTCCAGTGATTGGAttttgcagcagcagcagcagcaagccAAAAACAAGTGTGTGAGAAAAAGTACGGACCATGGGGGTGATAAATTGATTTCATGGCAAGGATCTTGattattgttataataataataataagttttaaaaaaatcattgctaGGAATATATTGTTGAAAAAGGCTAGTCTGGAATGAGGTAAAATCTCAGGCGACCACAGTGGGAGTCGAACCCACGACCTTTTGATCCGAAGTCAAACGCGCTAATCCACTGCGCTATGCGGTCTACATGTTATGTAGTCGCTGATATTTCTATATAGTCTACTTAGCTGTTTTTTAAACAGCCAACATTAATTTATATGGCATGGCTGATAGCATTActtcaacatcttttttaacTGGTGGCCGGACCGCATCTCTCCTTGACTTGACCTCTCAACTTTAGCCAATCAGGCCATATACAGATCGACAATTAGGAATGGTGCCTGGAAAGGGGTTTGTGGAGCTTAAGGAACATAAGAGCAGCGACTATTGATCACCGTGAGAGCAGAAATAATGAGGTCTCGctaggtgtgtgtgtgtgtgtgtaatatatatatgttatttcagtatttaattatattttagatgttAATTACCCAATTGATCcccaaatataatataaaaactcaCTACATcactattaaatataattttatttttatccttattatcTTCATCCGTTCTATTCTAAAACAATTATCGAACGAGATTGCATCCTTCATTTCATCTCATTCTTTTATCATTCTCAACAAAAATTCcgggaaaaaaaatgtataaaatgtACCCTGCAAACGACATCGTATAGGCAACCGGATGGTAAAAACAAGCAAATACAGTCCTTGCACGCCTCTTgttcttttcttaaatttccaaAACAACCCCTATAAATTCCACTCTCTTCCAAATTCAGCCCAAcgtttataatttagttttccAATACACCCTTCCCCCACCTTGCTTCGATAATTCactcaaattccacaaagcccCCAATTCTAGGGTTTCCATCTATCACAAATCCCTGCCTCTCATCCTCTGGTAAAATCCCTTCTTTTTTACTCTTTGTAAATCAAAGATTTCATCTCTCTCTAAATATCAATAAAAGTTTCACCTCTATAGTCTTCTTGTgcgttttttttattagtgacaATATTAAGCTCACGTGGCATGCTAATGTAGTGTCTTTCTTTCTGATTTTGTTTCTACAATCTTGATTATCTGAGATTTGGGTTATTGGGATTTTGTTAAATAGTGTTGGTTTTGTAGATTTTTCGGCGAGTTGATCATAGACTTTGGTTTGGTTGACTTTTGTTTGTGTGAGCTGTTTggtttgtttgtgttttgacATTGTTGTTTAGTGATAGTTTTTGTGCTGTTTCGTTGCTGGGAGTTGTAATGTCTTGTGCTTTTTTGCTGTTTTACTTGTAATGTGGTTATGTAATTGTTGGTTTTTGACAGTTCAGGTTGTTTTGTGTCTGTTAGTGGTTTATCCCTTGGATAGTTAGCTTGGGTGCAGTGATTGGCCAGTTTGTGACATTGTTATGCTATGTTTGAAAGGCAATAACTGTGTTAGTAACCAAAATGGATTAGTTTCCTGTTGTGGTGGAGTGGCTGATGGGGCTGGACCAATAAGTCGGGGGCTAATTGAAAGTTTGCTCTTAAAGTGTCTTGTAAGTTGGGACAAGGATAGGGAGAGAACATCTGATTCGCTGGCCTATCAGTCTTTTCAGGAGTTAGTTTCGTGTATTTTAGTGTTTACTCGTGATTTGCTTTCAGTGGCTGGTTTGTTCATATGTTAGAGCTTTGCTTTGCATGTCCCTTGAAAATGGGAACTTGAATAACTGTATTCAAGTTGTAAAATTCAAGCcaatttggttttgatttgccCTTGCCCTTGCCCTTGATTTACAGCACATGCTACGCAGCACTGTGTGCACTCATGTACTTGATCTGCTAAGATCAAACGATGTCTCTGCATATAATCACCAACTTGTGTTTCGTTGTGCTGTATTGAAAAGATATTCAGTAATCCAACTTTTACAGGCATGCTCTTTAACTTCCTTATAGATTGTAAATCAGAGCATTGTTCCATCAAGATATACCAAGGAAACTTCTTCTCAAATTGGTTGTAACCAGATGTGCTTGCATTCTTCTAAAACTATGATCAGCGCCCCTGTAACATGTTTTTGTATGCTTTTACAGTTTCTTGATAGCTTTTGAACATACTTGCTAATTGTAAACATATGAAACAATCTTTTATCTCAGAATTTGTTTGTCTTACAGAAGTATAGACTGTTTTGGAGATTAAAAAGATGCAtgagatgtgtgtgtgtgtgtgtgtgtctgggTATAATAACATGTTTTGATTGTCAATTTGAACCACAGAAGTGATTTCTGATGCCAAGGGAAAAGCTTATACTGATCTGCCAGTCTGGTGG
The Populus nigra chromosome 3, ddPopNigr1.1, whole genome shotgun sequence genome window above contains:
- the LOC133688892 gene encoding monogalactosyldiacylglycerol synthase 2, chloroplastic-like, producing the protein MMRVQAPPRKASFTEVLQRVYSNLGSVSSNSDSSSSSSSSSSSDSYNCNNLQRLKYYIQESDDDFEEEDGTMELVQIGAERAKNVLILMSDTGGGHRASAEAIRDAFKLEYGDEYRIIVKDVWKEYTGWPLNDMERQYKFMVKHVQLWKVAFHSTSPRWIHSSYLAAIAAYYAKEVEAGLMEYKPDIIISVHPMMQHIPLWVLKWQGLQKKVIFVTVITDLNSCHPTWFHPGVNRCYCPSEEVAKRAALDGLEDSQIRVFGLPIRPSFARAVLSKDELREELELDPSLPAVLLMGGGEGMGPVKKTALALGESLFDKELGKPLGQLIIICGRNKVLKSTLESHEWTIPVKVRGFETQMEKWMGACDCIITKAGPGTIAEALIRGLPIILNDYIPGQEKGNVPYVVDNGAGVFTRSPKETAKIVTEWFCTKTDELERMSENALKLAQPEAVFDIIKDIHELAQARGPLVNIPYVLTASFTSII